A single region of the Mugil cephalus isolate CIBA_MC_2020 chromosome 4, CIBA_Mcephalus_1.1, whole genome shotgun sequence genome encodes:
- the LOC125006142 gene encoding protein S100-B-like, whose protein sequence is MEASRMSDLESSMVTIIQAFHKYSGHKCKLKKAELKALINNEMNHFIMKIQENETLDELFADLDQNGDLEIDFKEFIALIAMVTSACHELFVPSHHDN, encoded by the exons ATGGAG GCGTCAAGGATGTCAGACCTGGAGAGCAGCATGGTCACTATTATCCAGGCTTTCCACAAATACTCGGGTCACAAGTGTAAGTTGAAGAAAGCGGAGCTTAAAGCACTCATCAACAACGAGATGAACCATTTCATAATG aaaatccaaGAGAATGAAACGCTGGATGAGCTGTTTGCCGATCTTGACCAGAATGGAGACCTGGAGATTGACTTCAAGGAGTTCATTGCCCTCATCGCCATGGTCACCTCAGCATGCCACGAACTCTTCGTCCCGAGCCACCATGATAATTAG